The nucleotide sequence CTTTTCCAGATATAAGGATACAGCTCTTAGCTATCAGATGGACAGGAAAATTTATAGGTGATTCATGTAGAAAAACAGCTTGTTAACTCCTAATAGTTATCTATACAATAACTTCATATACCTGTAACTTTGTTGAAGAGTGGAAACAATTTGAAGGCCCTAGTGTGCTGCCTGAGAGGATGATGCCAATAATCAGTTTGTATACTTAGTTTtgatattttggttttactttttttaagtaGGATATTCTACTAATGGCAGGGTTGAGAACAGGCAACATTATAATGGTGTTTGTTTACTTTAGTCTGATGTTAGAATATAATCTCAAAGCAAATCTCAAATCTCTTGCTAAACCTCAGCCTGTCTTAATAAAGGTGAGTTAAATtgtttaaattcattttaatgataataataaatagTTTACCTCGAGGTTAGCAGGATGTCCTTTTAAAGCTGCATATGGATTTTTACTGTACACACTGTTTCACCTGTTGCTTGAATTTGCAGTTACTTTTAGAAAGTTTTACAAGATAGAGAATTGAAGTGTTTAGTTAAAATAGAACTGTGATTCGAATGAGGATGAATTAAGGGAAGATAATATCATGTTCTGTAGAAATGGCTATTCCTGTTAAAATACCAGTGCtttatcaaatattttactttgtctTATTATTCATTACCAACTGCAACAGCCCAAGGCAGGGTCAGCCAAGTCTGTGAAAAGAGCCCATAAGTCTGCAGAGCCCTCACCTGCCTCACCGCTAAAACCAGTCAGCAGCAGAGGTTGGTCGCGCTATTGCTGAattaaggtttttaaaataactatttCTTGGTATTTTGTAAGGTTtcaagtaaaataattaaacctGTCCTATATATATGGCAGGACAGTCATGTGAATCACACCTGAAGCCTGCAACACACGATTACGTAGCTGCTTCTAAAAAACCAGAGTCTCCTGTgtctaaaagagaaaaacataacACATTAAAAGATGTTGAAGCACTGTGCCAGAGTCCGGCCGGGCTTTTGGACTCTGAGGATAATCGTGGATCACCTTTTCCTGTGGAGGAAGTGAAAAGCTCTCCTATAGTTAAGTAAGTAGAGCTGAACATGCTGTGGTGTCATATTCCATGCATGCCCCTCACTTCAGGGTAAATAAAATTTGGATTATGAActcataaaaaataattccaaactTTTTAGAAAGTTTCCATATCTGGGTTTACAAAGGGCagaattgttttttaattaatattctgGTGATAAGTGCAGTACCCAAGTGAAGGAAGCCTGTCAGAATAGatttaaactctttttttcaggaaagtGCACCAAAATACCAGTTTCTGAGACAGTCTAGACTTCTTCAGTGAAATCCTATTGACTGTGTTGACTTTAAAAGTTAACAAGAATTTGTTAAAGCAGGAATGAGCAGTCATTGTTCCTCTCGCTCTGAATATACGAATGTCTTTTACCAAGTAAACCAGCTTCAGTTGTGATTATTATCTCCTCATTGGAAGATTTGAAGCTGAACTGCAACACTGGCTAGTCGTCCTGGCCACAGTTCTGCTTTCCTAGAGGATTGAATCTCTGGCGTAGATCATAATGATGGACTGACGCTCATCCCATTGGCTCCCATTGATGGAATGAGATTGGAAAGACAGTGCACCTGCAGTCTAGGAAACCTGGTGATTTCTGAAGCACACTTTCCTAAAATTAGGAATTTGACTTGGTGAGCAGCCTTCACTTGGATCAAGAGTCACATGCTGACTCCATGTTGCCTGTGGACACTTGCTACTATGCTGGAAAGTACTACTGCTAATCTGTGTTCCAGCAAGTTTCCAAAGGGAAGCTCATTCATAAGAAGTGAGATGCTGTCAGCAAGAGCATCTGTTCATCCTCACAATACTTTATTGTGCACTCAGGATTTATAGCAACAGGTTtgaatgctgcttttcattCATAGATTGCGTTTTGATGACTGTAATACgtcagctgcagcaaagagTCGTGGAGAAGTTGAAAATTTGGAAGGATCTCAGCCTGGGAGAGATGAGCAGGTTGCTCTTGTGCAAGGAACAGAACGTGTTACTGCGTCTTCTGCCCGGAAAGAGAAGTCTTTCTCTTCAGCTGTCTTAGCAGCTGTAGCAACAAGAACGCTTGGACAGAGGTTTGTTTTGAGGCTTAATATGGAAAGTAGGAAGGATGAACTTTATAATAATTCTTCTGAGGAATGTTCTGTACTGTGTCTAGGTTGGGAGTCACCACTAGACTTGAAAGACTGAAAGTCAATTTCCCCCCAACCCTGAATGATATGAATGTTTTTTTCCGTCCTTTCTTTAGATATTCAACGTCGATATCACCACCATCACCTCATCCTGTGAAACATCAAGATATAGAAATAGAAGATGAATGTGAATTTTTAATTGATGAATCAGGTGATGCATTTTCTACTGCTTGGATTTCAATACCCAGTAAGAGCAAAAGATCAAAAAACGATGGCTCCGCAACTCCCATTTCTAAATCTCAGCCCTCTGAAAAGAAGAAGCCGCAGAATAAGAAAGTCAAGAACAGAAAAGTACAGGTAAAAGCACTTACTAAACAGAAACTGGATCATCTGGATGTTGGAGCTTTTGACCTCAAAGAAATGTCAGAGTCAGATCCGATACCTAATAGTGAAGAAAATGTCCTTCCATCTCAAAGCCGTAAGAGTACTCATATGGGTAAGTTATTTAAcagcttttcagtatttccttccAGGTCACATTACTGGATTATTTTCTGGTGGTTTATAAGGAAATTATAACAAAGTAGATGATAGGTATTAATGGATTCCTTTTTGGTGTTTCAGTTGCACAGTTAGATTTGGGTGAGACAGAAAGTCTTCACTTTTTTCGCCACACCCTTTGCCTTTCCTGTTAGGacattgaaaattaaattagcaGTGTTGTCTTTTCTTATGAGGAGCTGTAGAAGGTAGGTACCCACAAGCTTTTGTTCCTCTCTCCATAGAAAGGAGGTTATGTGCTTTGAACAGAAAGGGGATTGAGTTTTAGGAATTATTTGTGAAGGGTTTTGTAgcaggaaacactgaaaactgGAAAGCAGACTGAATGTAACATTTCTGCCCCCTCTTTTTAATTAGGAAATACTGAAAGTATGCCAAAAAGTTTTTTGTAGACTAGTTTAGTGAAAGCCTTCTTTTAGCCATCGGTGATAAAACTGGTTTTGCaatacctctttttttttttttcttccccattttgATTCTTTATTTTGTGCATTCAGATATCAACATATCTCTTCAGGTTTAATAGGAAAAAGGTATTAATGTCCAAATGTTTCATGTACTGACAGGAAAGACTAAAAAGGATGCACTTAGACAAGACTCTCCAAACCAGGAAAAGAACACATCCTTGAAACCAGAAGCTGAAGAACTGATGTTGTCGTCGTCTGGACTGGAAACAAAACCATCTGATGAAGAACAGTGTAAAACAAGGATGCTGCCAAGTGAGGATTTGCCTGTGCCCTCATCTGGGCATCAAGAAGAGCAGACTGTGTCTCTAAAAAAGTCTCTCAAGTCTTCCAAGAATCTGCAGTTGGCTTCTAAAGCTTCTCAACATTTAGTTAAGAAGAAACAAACTGCTAAGCAGAAACTTCCAAAAGTTAAAGTAGCTAAGAGAGGGACAGTAAGTCCAAGGAAGAAGCTTAAAAAATCTGCCCAGAAAAGTAGTAATAAAAAGCCTCAGTTACAAAGAGAGGAGAGTTCTGACAGTGAACCTGGTGAAGAAGAGCTTGAAAGAGAGCCTGTAGAATTGAATGAAGTATGCACCACACCCTTGCATCAGAAATTAGAGACTCCTGTGATTCAGAAGTTGACTAAGTCCGAAAAGCGTAGAAATGTATTACACACACCAGAGTCACCTGGTGGTGCAAATAACAGAACTTCTGTAAAAGCATTACAGCAACCCATGGACAGCGTGAAGAATcctaaaaagaaacatttgccTGCCAAGTCTTCAGGGAAGATACCCAAAAAGATTCCACGTAGAACCAATAAAGCTCTTTGCTCAAGCCCCGAAGACACCGAGTCTCAAACAGATTCTGACAGCTCTTCTGTACAGGCCAtgacaaggaaaaaacagaagttaccagatgtaaaaataaaaaataacaaaaggaaacGTAACAGGTAACATGGACTACAGTAAGCTTTTTGTGTGATTCCTTACAAATGTGGTGTATAACTTGGTAGATAATTAAACTCATCTTGACACCTTTTAAGCAGAGATGGCCCAGTTGAAGTATGTGATAGTTTGAGGCT is from Corvus moneduloides isolate bCorMon1 chromosome 5, bCorMon1.pri, whole genome shotgun sequence and encodes:
- the CENPC gene encoding LOW QUALITY PROTEIN: centromere protein C (The sequence of the model RefSeq protein was modified relative to this genomic sequence to represent the inferred CDS: inserted 1 base in 1 codon; substituted 1 base at 1 genomic stop codon); its protein translation is MRGFELAFPTGEIKEREASPARPLRERRAQERGAGREAVATAASAQAQRPRAPKPAALHGARRRPTNGTGPGGVAGALPPAGRARAPAGKGXARFEGGVGGARRPRSGMAEGLNHLKKDYRARFCNGGGNKIDVQPGQNVLKLIQDCFESCSDDLTINSPNCSTFVLKNEKRTSMQSQRPKAGSAKSVKRAHKSAEPSPASPLKPVSSRGQSCESHLKPATHDYVAASKKPESPVSKREKHNTLKDVEALCQSPAGLLDSEDNRGSPFPVEEVKSSPIVKLRFDDCNTSAAAKSRGEVENLEGSQPGRDEQVALVQGTERVTASSARKEKSFSSAVLAAVATRTLGQRYSTSISPPSPHPVKHQDIEIEDECEFLIDESGDAFSTAWISIPSKSKRSKNDGSATPISKSQPSEKKKPQNKKVKNRKVQVKALTKQKLDHLDVGAFDLKEMSESDPIPNSEENVLPSQSRKSTHMGKTKKDALRQDSPNQEKNTSLKPEAEELMLSSSGLETKPSDEEQCKTRMLPSEDLPVPSSGHQEEQTVSLKKSLKSSKNLQLASKASQHLVKKKQTAKQKLPKVKVAKRGTVSPRKKLKKSAQKSSNKKPQLQREESSDSEPGEEELEREPVELNEVCTTPLHQKLETPVIQKLTKSEKRRNVLHTPESPGGANNRTSVKALQQPMDSVKNPKKKHLPAKSSGKIPKKIPRRTNKALCSSPEDTESQTDSDSSSVQAMTRKKQKLPDVKIKNNKRKRNRXHGLQDSFVAEKVVSCESGPVLEDCDKFASSSKSPEQDDTSSDNSEDLNYKLRHLLSDDIARHKIVMPTNTPNVRRTKRIRLRPLEYWRGERINYTMQPSGGLVISGLVHPETPSPRKSKRRKDRPKQKRDKTNTREIPASLDHTLADTSKPTIVLDPVTNKEVHLDCINAASSNTYYVKDEAVEIYKTLNTSLFATGRLILKPFKEKGHQFVHMDTIAFHIIRGKVIVTLHKTSYYLTAGDCFYVPAGNGYNIRNLLNEESVLLFTQLKNRTKARDMLLDASSK